Proteins from one Sabethes cyaneus chromosome 2, idSabCyanKW18_F2, whole genome shotgun sequence genomic window:
- the LOC128737412 gene encoding LEM domain-containing protein Bocksbeutel-like, whose protein sequence is MSKLEDLTNEQLQKKLQEYGLVNMPVTQTTRAVLIKRLKKKVEETDSKVRRETVHVVKYSSDEDSEKTEAVNDKKSQKKEPNRRATIGVSAAKLSKDLPVLPKLPPPKPVVTEKPIEVSQKRRSGRVTPVQQNNKDTAAAVPKEPMIVEDSDDDEDLPLTQLQRRDRSSKSPSLSRAETVTTSYVHQVEITSKPPIVEEMEVDLTESVDESEKEPEQEPYRRPVVTPSRESRLMGGSSTITSTRTTIAGTPGLSLNRPQPELSTSFGRPSMATSYNYNSPLREERKLDPSDSPYLSEFTKRLSRLKAETAQINASREVPMRRTMVPSYASTSRTSDGSSDYVRLPTAVRGRYDSKGAATGKGELRASLRQVILSLDQKFPIKRIFYLLIVAMIVIFLFVFFFL, encoded by the coding sequence ATGAGCAAATTAGAGGACCTCACCAACGAGCAGCTCCAGAAGAAGCTGCAAGAGTACGGCTTGGTCAACATGCCGGTAACTCAGACGACTCGTGCGGTTTTGATAAAACGACTCAAGAAAAAGGTGGAAGAAACCGATTCGAAGGTACGTCGCGAAACCGTTCATGTGGTGAAATATTCCTCCGATGAGGATAGCGAAAAGACGGAGGCCGTCAATGATAAAAAATCCCAGAAGAAAGAGCCCAACCGACGAGCAACGATTGGCGTGTCAGCAGCCAAGTTGTCTAAGGATTTACCGGTTCTGCCGAAATTACCACCCCCAAAACCCGTGGTCACAGAGAAACCGATTGAAGTTTCACAAAAGCGGCGCTCTGGAAGAGTAACGCCAGTTCAGCAGAACAACAAAGACACCGCTGCGGCTGTTCCGAAGGAACCAATGATCGTCGAGGACTCCGATGACGACGAAGATCTTCCCTTGACCCAGCTGCAAAGACGTGACCGTAGCTCGAAGAGCCCGTCGCTCAGTCGCGCCGAAACCGTTACCACGTCATACGTTCATCAGGTCGAAATCACTTCGAAGCCACCGATTGTCGAGGAAATGGAAGTCGATTTGACCGAGTCCGTTGACGAGTCGGAAAAGGAACCGGAGCAGGAGCCTTACAGACGTCCCGTTGTGACACCTTCCCGCGAGTCTCGTCTTATGGGAGGCAGTTCCACAATAACCAGTACAAGGACCACAATCGCCGGCACGCCGGGACTTTCGCTGAATCGCCCACAACCAGAGTTGTCTACCTCTTTCGGACGACCGTCAATGGCTACATCGTACAACTACAATTCTCCCCTTCGCGAGGAACGAAAACTGGACCCGTCCGATTCTCCGTATTTGAGTGAATTCACCAAGCGTTTATCTCGTCTGAAAGCCGAAACCGCTCAGATTAACGCGTCCCGCGAAGTTCCGATGCGGCGCACTATGGTCCCGAGCTATGCTTCTACATCACGTACCAGCGATGGTTCCAGCGATTACGTTCGATTGCCCACGGCCGTACGCGGACGGTACGACTCGAAGGGGGCGGCCACCGGCAAGGGTGAACTGCGAGCCTCCCTTCGGCAGGTCATTTTGTCTCTCGACCAAAAGTTTCCCATCAAACGGATCTTCTACCTGCTGATCGTGGCCATGATcgttatatttttgtttgtgtttttctttctctAG
- the LOC128736839 gene encoding monocarboxylate transporter 12-B, which produces MAENKVAPDGGYGWTVVAGCALINIFNQSLVSVFGLMFGDYLTSLGENAFGAALVMNICNISLNFSGLFTGPIIKKFNPRRATILGTLLTGCALTVCAYATHMWQIIAAYSVGFGFGLGLIQSATFVALNSYFRNNKGKAVGFALAGTGIGQIVMPLLVQFLLNNFSFRGATLIIGGLAFNGIIGASLLQPVEWHLKIVSDEEWQPLLNSRSSNEAKKSGWSKLAALMDFAILRRFSFLNLIFGLGLAYTATSSFSLFFPYFLQKTANLDMLQAAHCMSILSTTDLLTRITVPAVVDKMKFTHRNTFLMAGLCLVVVRSVMAEMRGLVALMVTSAVYGIFRSITIVNQNLTIAEYCSENGLDGMLPNALGFNMIVKGVLVLSFGQALGWFVDFSGSYSLTLHAQNLLLISTCILWLCEMYIRRK; this is translated from the exons ATGGCCGAAAATAAGGTTGCTCCGGATGGCGGTTACGGTTGGACAGTAGTGGCCGGTTGTGCCCTAATCAAT ATATTTAACCAATCGCTTGTCTCAGTTTTTGGTTTAATGTTCGGTGATTACCTTACTTCTTTAGGAGAAAATGCATTTGGAGCCGCGCTAGTAATGAACATTTGCAACATATCGTTAAATTTTTCCG GTTTGTTCACTGGGCCGATTATCAAAAAGTTCAATCCTAGGAGGGCAACGATTTTGGGCACTTTGCTTACCGGATGTGCGCTGACCGTGTGCGCTTATGCGACACACATGTGGCAAATAATAGCTGCGTATAGTGTCGGTTTTGGATTCGGACTGGGACTGATACAGTCCGCCACTTTTGTGGCCCTCAATTCATACTTTCGCAACAATAAAGGGAAAGCGGTTGGTTTCGCGCTAGCAGGAACGGGCATCGGGCAAATTGTGATGCCATTGTTGGTCCAatttttgttgaacaactttagTTTTCGGGGAGCCACGCTCATTATTGGCGGATTGGCTTTCAATGGA ATTATAGGGGCATCGCTTTTGCAACCAGTAGAATGGCACTTGAAAATAGTGTCTGATGAAGAATGGCAACCGCTTTTAAATAGTCGAAGCTCAAACGAAGCCAAAAAGTCTGGATGGTCGAAGTTAGCTGCTCTGATGGACTTCGCAATTCTTCGAAGATTTTCGTTTCTAAATTTGATCTTTGGATTGGGTCTAGCTTATACAGCCACAAGTAGTTTTTCTTTATTCTTTCCGTACTTTTTGCAG AAAACCGCAAATCTAGATATGCTCCAAGCAGCCCATTGCATGTCCATCCTGTCGACAACGGATCTTCTGACGAGAATCACCGTTCCTGCTGTCGTGGATAAGATGAAGTTTACGCATCGGAACACGTTCTTGATGGCCGGACTTTGCCTGGTCGTAGTTCGATCTGTTATGGCGGAAATGCGCGGGCTGGTAGCGCTAATGGTTACATCTGCCGTTTATGGGATTTTTCGTTCGATCACGATCGTCAACCAAAATCTTACCATTGCCGAGTATTGCAGCGAGAACGGGCTGGATGGAATGCTGCCCAATGCACTGGGCTTCAATATGATCGTTAAAGGTGTTCTAGTTTTAAGTTTTGGTCAAGCTCTCGGGTGGTTTGTGGACTTCAGCGGAAGCTACTCACTGACATTGCACGCGCAAAATCTGCTCTTGATTTCGACTTGCATACTGTGGTTATGTGAGATGTACATTAGGCGGAAATAA